The Schistocerca gregaria isolate iqSchGreg1 chromosome X, iqSchGreg1.2, whole genome shotgun sequence nucleotide sequence ttatacactgaagcgcaaaaggaaCTGGTgacaggcatgagtattcaaatacagagatatgtaaacaggcagaatacggctaagacaacaagtgtcatataagaaaacaagtgtcaggcgctgttgttagataggttactgtggctacaatggcaggtttcaagatttaagtatgtctgacgtggcgttatagtcggcgcacgagcgatgggacgcaccatctccgaggtagcgatgaagtggggattttcccgtacgaccatttcacgagtgtatcgtgaatatcaggaatccggtaaaacatcaagtctccgacatctctgcggccggaaaaagatcctgcaagaatgggaccaacgacgactgaagcgaatcgttcaacgtgactgaagtgcaactcttccgcaaattactgcagcttTCAGTGCCGGGACATCAATAAGTGTCATCtgtatgggccttcggagccgaaggcccactagtgtacccttgatgactgcacgacacaaagcaataCGCCACACCTGGGCCTTCCAGTACCGACATTCGACtactgatgattggaaacatgttgtctggtcggacgagtctcgtttcaaattgtatcgagtggacgcacgtctacgggtatggggaaaacctcatgaatccatggaccctgcatgtcagtaggggactgttcaagctggtggaggctctgtaatggtgtggggcgtgtccagttggagatccttgatacgtctagtaacgactctgacaggtgacacgtacgtaagaatcgtaTCTGATCATCGGCATCCATCCAAGTCCAttttgtattccgacggacttgggcaactctaaAAGAAGAACGCGACATCTCACAGGTCCAaaggtgctacagagtggctccatcaacactcttctaagtttaaacacttccgctggccaccaaactccccagacatgagcattattgagcatatctgggatgcctttaaacgtgctgttcaggagaaatctccaacccctcgtactcttacggatttatgaacagccctgcagaatccatggtgtcagttccctccagcactttttcagacattagtagagtcaatGTCACGTCGTGTTTCggaacttctgagtgctcgcggtggccctacaccatattaggcaggtgtatcactttctcttcagtgtatatgacaaaGTGAATCAATACCTCTGTCTTAGACAGACACCCAAGTCATTATATTTGTTTAAAAGTGTGCATACTAAGAAATTGTGATACTAGTATCTGTGACCTGGGTAATGAGTACATACGTTTAATGTTACAAATTTCTTAAAGATGAACGTAGATAAACATATGGcgaaaaaataaaaagggaagaaaTTCGCCTCTTAAAGTATTTCAAAGTTTGATAAACCGCTAATTTGCACAAatgccatctctaatgaccttattaTCAACGACAAGTATGACTCTGATATTCCTTCCTGCCTGCTTGCtaatttactacattttcgttTTGGCGTACTAGGAAACCATTCTACAGTTAGGCTAAAGCATACTTTATTACAACACAGACCTGGTAATACGATCAAATGCAGTAGAAAACCTAAGAAAAATAGCTGTGGCTATCTATTTTTTCTTATAGCGAAAAATTTAGCGACTTGTGAATTGTAACATTTGACACCAACAAGCAAAATTCCCTTCCATTTATCTCTTCAAGGCCTCACCATAAGTTCATTCAGATAAATTATTAGTGTGTCCTTGAAACGCGTATACAAAAGCGACAGTACTTATGAACGGGATCTGTCTGCACTAAACATGTGATGATATTCACAATCTGCGGGGCGCTTACGGGTAAACCTTGAGTCGAACCATAGAGACGTGACTTTTGGAGGCAATGTACGTCGACCACAGAAATCTGTTGTGTGCAACAAAACGCTCTTTTCATAGATTTTCCTACTCTACTGCCGCAGAACATGGCGTAATTCACCGAGCCGTGTAGTCGGTCTGTCGTCAGACCTGGTATtgacaccatttttttttaaagtgtactTCAATTCCTCatccggggcgggctggcagcagcgtatgcgctcctcttcagccgaaagatattaattatacaatagaagacatttaaaatacaaaggagaaaatatgtcGTACATAAGTATAAAAAGGGAGAACAATGGAAGATAAGAAACAAaaagggggcgactgtaaaatTGAGATAAAAACCCtaaaaaggtattgcaaacaaaAAACctcacactgcgacaattaaaagaacacagggCGAAGTATGGCTGGAGCATAAAGGTAGCGATGGACGGCATAGCACCTAACGATCACTGtcagtaacactatgtacaagtccagcacacaattaaaatcacagctccgGTGGCACAGgaaaacagcaccaaacacaacactgatgtagcacactgatgacgatgagcaaacacaggatctgccaggggcatggagATGAGGGAGAAAGGAAGAAGGGAGGGATAGGTGGAGAGGGGGGGAGACGGACGGAGCGCGTCCaagagggctggggagggaaggacgTGGTAGGAACATAGTTGAGGAAGGGGTGCCGGAACTCAGGTGGgaaaaggaggaaaatccgctctgggagaaagaGGGAAGAGGAAAAGAGGGCACTAGGGAGGGGAGGGAACAAGACCAGGTTACagatggaaggaagggtagatgtcatggccaagttcaacatccaggaggggaaggtgctggaaattgcccagatgaaggagatggagggtgtagagatgaagagagggagggatacaacgATAGAAGCGAGGCAACAGGCAGGGGGTAGAGAGGAAGGAGGTGACTATGGGGTGGGGAGATCCAGCCTGTGaacagtgtaaaggatgtggagatgtagGAGGAAAAGTAGGAGGTGGAGGAAGAGGATGAGGTCATTCAGGAgtcgtgtgcggggggggggggggggggaggaaggtggatatggaaggcaaggcagagtgcatggcatcaAGGATTTGGagagccttgtaaaagcgggtggccACAGGGATCcaagcaacactggcataacagaggataggacggatgagggatttgtacgtgtggaggatagtggaaggatgcaatccccatgcccGGCCAGACATGATTTTCAAGAGGCAGAGGAAGGAAGGTGGTGAGatgtccaggtgaggtgatggtcgagggtgaggccaaggtatctcagggtggtggTGAGCCGGATGGGACGACCACAAATGGGGAAGTAGAAATCATGAAGATGGAAGGAGTGGGTGATGCTGTCTATGATGATTTCCTGGGTTTAGGAGGGGTTgagacgaaggaaccactggttacaccaagtggtgaactggtcaaggtgggtttggagggtgtgttggagactgttgaagggtaggatagagagacaGGAAGGTAGTGTCATCAGCATAGTGAAGAAGAgggacaggtgggggtggcttgagCATATCAttggtgtacaggagatagaggagagaggagaggatgGAGCCCTGGGGGATACCAGCAGTGAgataaaagatatgggagttggtgtttggagggtgacataggaaggacagtaAGAGAGGAAAGAAGCGAGCAgacagacaaaattgataggcagggcctaggtttggagtttaaagaggagacctggAAGCCATACATGGTCATAGACATTTTGGGGGTCGAAGGAACAAAAATGGCAGAGCAATGGGAGTTAAGCTGTAAGCTGGAGGGATAGAAGGTGGACGAGGTCGGTGGAGAAGGAAGTTTGGAAGCCACAccgggtaagggggaggaggtggtgttgattaaagTGTTGATAGATACgacaggagaggatggattcgaagaccttactgaagacggaggtgaggcacatgggacgataggaagaggcgacaGAAGGGGGTTTATtgtgtttgaggaataagaggacgtgggaagtcttccacaggtcggggtagaagccggtagaGAGGATGACGTTATAGAGAGTGACAAGGACTGTCAGGAAGGATAAGGGGCTTTCTCTAAGGTGGTGGTGAGTGACACAGTCATGACCATGGGCCGTGTTGCATTTGGaccggaggataagtttaatgtcgtgtgctgtgattggagtgttgatgtcagagTGGAGACTAGGAGCGAGTGGAGCGACCGAGGTATCGGCACATTCCATGACGGTgcggaaaagagaataatcaaagtggggatcatcagggacaGAGAAGACCTCGAAAGGTGGGAAGGAAAGTGGtcggccttactgaggttgtcggtctttatggagaagggggtaatggCATAGAGACTGGGAACCAGTAAGGcaatggaaggcagaccagtacttgaagGAGTTGATAGTGAGGGTCGCGTTGAGTCATGTACAGGTCTggtgccagtcctggcgtttctttgctgtaataaaGATCTGTAAGTGTCACTGTGTTTGGCGGTGGCGTAGGAGTGTATGCGAGAAAGGTGGCGAAATTTGTGGAGGAGGAGGGCAGCCCATGGAGGGAGAgtgggacggtgggggtggatggttttaATATGAACATGGGCTTCCACAGAGTCAGTAATTGCCTTATAAAGGAAGGACTAGGTgtggatgatgtcgtcaggatggtgacacgtaagagggtggctttcgacctgggtggcgatggagtcctggtaggcatcccagttggcacgacAGTAGTTATGGAcgaccttgggagggggtgcaggCTGGGGACCTGGTGAGGGGTGCTGAGCAGACGTTATAGTGAGAAGGACAAGGAGTTGgtcgctacctgtggggtcaagggTGTCGACGGTGATACGCCCAAGAAGCTTGTTGGAGGCAATTACAACATCTAGAGTGGTGTCGCTTTCAGGATGGGTatgctggggaaggggaacaaggtcaccttggattgTGGAGAGAAACTGATGTCACCGCCAAAGGGCAGCAGGGGATCGGCTATGGGTGTTGAtatcggcggcaatcacgtaggtggagaaggtgtggtcaatgtgggTGATGAAGTCACAGGGAAGAGGAGCAGTGGAATGGGCATAGATGGTGGCGAggtataaggagggaggccaggggcggcactccaggacatgacagtggaagagggggaggtgtagatgacagtggaggtgggaaggcgcagtggaatggacatagatggtggcgaggtataaggagggaggccaggcgCGGCAATCCAGGACGtgacagtggaagagggggaggtgtagatgacagtggaggtcgGAAGGCGCAGTGGAAtagacatagatggtggcgaggtataaggagggaggccaggcgCGGCACTCCAGGACGtgacagtggaagagggggaggtgtagatgacagtggaggtgggaaggcgcagtggaatggacatagatggtggcgaggtataaggagggaggccaggggcggcactccaggacgtgacagtggaagagggggaggtgtagatgacagtggaggtcggaaggcgcagtggaatggacatagatggtggcgaggtataaggagggaggccaggcgCGACAATCCAGGACGtgacagtggaagagggggaggtgtagatgatagtGGAGGTCGGAAGGCGCAGTGGAAtagacatagatggtggcgaggtataaggagggaggccaggcgCGGCACTCCAGGACGtgacagtggaagagggggaggtgtagatgacagtggaggtgggaaggcgcagtggaatggacatagatggtggcgaggtataaggagggaggccaggggcggcactccaggacgtgacagtggaagagggggaggtgtagatgacagtggaggtcggaaggcgcagtggaatggacatagatggtggcgaggtataaggagggaggccaggggcggcactccagggcctgacagtggaagagggggaggtgtagatgacagtggaggtgggaaggcgcagtggaatggacatagatggtggcgaggtataaggagggaggccaggcgCGGCAATCCAGGACGtgacagtggaagagggggaggtgtagatgacagtggaggtcgGAAGGCGCAGTGGAAtagacatagatggtggcgaggtataaggagggaggccaggcgCGGCAATCCAGGACGtgacagtggaagagggggaggtgtagatgacagtggaggtgggaaggcgcagtggaatggacatagatggtggcgaggtataaggagggaggccaggcgCGGCAATCCAGGACGtgacagtggaagagggggaggtgtagatgacagtggaggtcgGAAGGCGCAGTGGAAtagacatagatggtggcgaggtataaggagggaggccaggcgCGGCACTCCAGGATGtgacagtggaagagggggaggtgtagatgacagtggaggtgggaaggcgcagtggaatggacatagatggtggcgaggtataaggagggaggccaggggcggcactccaggacgtgacagtggaagagggggaggtgtagatgacagtggaggtcggaaggcgcagtggaatggacatagatggtggcgaggtataaggagggaggccaggcgCGGCAATCCAAGACGtgacagtggaagagggggaggtgtagatgacagtggaggtcgGAAGGCGCAGTGGAAtagacatagatggtggcgaggtataaggagggaggccaggcgCGGCACTCCAGGACGtgacagtggaagagggggaggtgtagatgacagtggatgtgggaaggcgcagtggaatggacatagatg carries:
- the LOC126298161 gene encoding collagen alpha-2(I) chain-like — its product is MEDKKQKGGDCKIEIKTLKRREARGGTPGHDSGRGGGVDDSGGGKAQWNGHRWWRGIRREARRGNPGRDSGRGGGVDDSGGRKAQWNRHRWWRGIRREARRGTPGRDSGRGGGVDDSGGGKAQWNGHRWWRGIRREARGGTPGRDSGRGGGVDDSGGRKAQWNGHRWWRGIRREARRDNPGRDSGRGGGVDDSGGRKAQWNRHRWWRGIRREARRGTPGRDSGRGGGVDDSGGGKAQWNGHRWWRGIRREARGGTPGRDSGRGGGVDDSGGRKAQWNGHRWWRGIRREARGGTPGPDSGRGGGVDDSGGGKAQWNGHRWWRGIRREARRGNPGRDSGRGGGVDDSGGRKAQWNRHRWWRGIRREARRGNPGRDSGRGGGVDDSGGGKAQWNGHRWWRGIRREARRGNPGRDSGRGGGVDDSGGRKAQWNRHRWWRGIRREARRGTPGCDSGRGGGVDDSGGGKAQWNGHRWWRGIRREARGGTPGRDSGRGGGVDDSGGRKAQWNGHRWWRGIRREARRGNPRRDSGRGGGVDDSGGRKAQWNRHRWWRGIRREARRGTPGRDSGRGGGVDDSGCGKAQWNGHRWWRGIRREARGGTPGRDSGRGGGVDDSGGRKAQWNGHRWWRGIRREARGGTPGHDSGRGGGVDDSGGGKAQWNGHRWWRGIRREARRGNPGRDSGRGGGVDDSGGRKAQWNRHRWWRGIRREARRGNPGRDSGRGGSVDDSGGGKAQWNGHRWWRGIRREARGGTPGRDSGRGGGVDDSGGRKAQWNGHRWWRGIRREARGGTPGRDSGRGGGVDDSGDRKAQWNRHRWWRGIRREARGGTPGRDSGRGGGIDDSGGGKAQWNGHRWWRGIRREARGGTPGRDSGRGGGVDDSGGRKAQWNGHRWWRGIRREARGGTPGRDSGRGGGVDDSGGGKAQWNGHRWWRGIRREARRGTPGRDSGRGGGVDDSGGGKAQWNGHRWWRGIRREARRGTPGPDSGRVGGRDSGRGGGVGDSGGGKAQWNGHRWWRGIRREARDGTPGHDSGRGGGVDDSGGGKAQWNGHRWWRGIRREARRGNPGRDSGRGGGVDDSGDGKAQWNGHRLWRGIRREARGGTPGPDSGRGGGDLTVEEGEV